Proteins co-encoded in one Bubalus bubalis isolate 160015118507 breed Murrah chromosome 7, NDDB_SH_1, whole genome shotgun sequence genomic window:
- the TSPAN5 gene encoding tetraspanin-5 isoform X2: protein MEKFLGIAFLGIGLWAWNEKGVLSNISSITDLGGFDPVWLFLVVGGVMFILGFAGCIGALRENTFLLKFFSVFLGIIFFLELTAGVLAFVFKDWIKDQLYFFINNNIRAYRDDIDLQNLIDFTQEYWQCCGAFGADDWNLNIYFNCTDSNASRERCGVPFSCCTKDPAEDVINTQCGYDARQKPEVDQQIVIYTKGCVPQFEKWLQDNLTIVAGIFIGIALLQIFGICLAQNLVSDIEAVRASW from the exons GGAGTTCTGTCCAACATCTCTTCCATCACCGATCTCGGCGGCTTTGACCCGGTTTGGCTCTTCCTCGTGGTGGGAGGAGTGATGTTCATCCTGGGATTTGCTGGGTGCATTGGAGCTCTGCGAGAAAACACTTTCCTTCTCAAGTTT ttttctgtgttcctgggaattattttcttcctggaGCTCACTGCTGGGGTTCTGGCATTTGTTTTCAAAGACTGGATCAAAGACCAGCTGTATTTCTTTATAAACAACAACATCAGAGCATACAGGGATGACATAGATTTGCAGAACCTCATAGACTTCACCCAGGAATAT TGGCAGTGCTGTGGGGCTTTTGGAGCTGATGATTGGAACCTAAATATTTACTTCAATTGCACAGATTCCAATGCAAGTCGAGAGCGATGCGGCGTGCCCTTCTCCTGCTGTACTAAAGACCCCGCG GAAGATGTCATCAACACTCAGTGTGGCTATGATGCCAGGCAAAAACCA GAAGTCGATCAGCAGATTGTAATCTACACGAAAGGCTGTGTGCCCCAGTTTGAGAAGTGGTTGCAGGACAACTTAACCATTGTGGCTGGTATTTTCATAGGCATTGCCTTGCTACAG ATCTTCGGGATCTGCCTGGCCCAGAACCTGGTGAGTGATATCGAGGCTGTCAGGGCTAGCTGGTAG